A part of Acidobacteriota bacterium genomic DNA contains:
- a CDS encoding TonB-dependent receptor, translating into MSFSGFFDRRSPRRNSLPVHPLVWLGLTVCCLISFSLPILATPLDGKVVGQIKDSTGEPIPGATIELKPSLAGSIFSGVTDVSGVFSVENLVPGRYLVKISQPGFSTRTTEVEVQPGDATQFEIILTPGLITETVTVTAARIELVAQDTPVPVTVIDRTQLDRQPVATIGDLFRSLPGVSTASEGPFQVRPRIRGLESNRVLILVDGERLNHTRTSTSESGIEIGLVGVDQIETVEVLRGSGSVLYGTDALGGTINLITRDTLPRQTSGFRFSGGVSSFFSSNETGRRGTANLAGASRWFAFRVSHTQDRYENYHSGEFINAAGTTLPTEVLNSNYHGSNTSVLGKFFFNDRHSLKAVYDRYRAADIGVPNVTGVFTAFFPFSNREKFSLRYDGQDLTSHLAHLSARFYRQDQERNFTNRLRVPGFSQVSETLTDTESIGYDVQTNWIFGRKTAVTAGSSLFRDENQDSRTIQSSFGPITQTDTSKSVPNATFADFALFAQGRHQLSNRLSVTAGIRFDRFLIDSERTPGFDIPPFFTPSQIEDLGLGGLEDGLNLTNTAVSGDVGVVFKPVDTLSLAARVGRSFREANLFERFFTNFGSAEGFVVGNPNLKAESGINFDVSARVKTSFLASSITYFNNNYENFLSSRQAIDRNGNPITVSAGPGRPPISVFQSINIGEARIQGFEADFEASRPVGRGFLVPFGNLSYLRGTNKQTGNPLDFISPFRSLMGLRYHDAKDWFWAEYSTRIVTTQDRLTASFKQGNGGNEPGFVTHDIRGGINFTREHTRTSIVLGVTNLGNRAYNEQFVFAPARGRSFTLGVNFRFF; encoded by the coding sequence ATGTCGTTTTCTGGCTTTTTTGATCGGCGCAGCCCGCGTCGAAATTCGTTGCCTGTTCACCCTCTGGTTTGGCTCGGACTCACGGTCTGTTGCCTGATTTCATTCTCGCTGCCAATTCTGGCGACTCCTCTTGATGGAAAAGTTGTCGGCCAGATCAAGGATAGTACCGGAGAGCCCATTCCGGGTGCCACCATTGAACTCAAACCCTCCCTCGCCGGCTCAATTTTTTCCGGTGTGACGGATGTGTCAGGAGTTTTTTCGGTCGAAAATCTTGTTCCCGGACGCTACCTGGTCAAGATTTCACAACCTGGATTCTCAACTCGAACCACCGAGGTTGAAGTTCAGCCCGGCGATGCGACCCAGTTTGAAATCATCCTTACGCCGGGTTTGATCACGGAAACGGTCACGGTCACGGCGGCTCGAATCGAACTGGTCGCCCAGGATACACCGGTTCCCGTGACAGTCATTGACCGAACCCAGCTTGACCGCCAGCCGGTTGCGACCATCGGAGATTTATTCCGATCTTTACCCGGCGTCAGCACTGCCAGTGAAGGCCCCTTCCAGGTTCGGCCCCGGATTCGCGGCCTTGAAAGTAACCGGGTGTTGATCCTGGTTGATGGCGAACGCCTGAACCATACCCGCACCTCAACCTCCGAATCAGGCATTGAAATCGGACTGGTTGGCGTGGATCAAATTGAAACCGTTGAAGTTTTGCGCGGGAGTGGATCTGTTCTCTATGGTACGGATGCCCTTGGCGGCACCATCAACCTTATCACCCGCGATACCTTGCCACGCCAGACATCCGGGTTTCGGTTTTCCGGCGGAGTCAGCAGCTTTTTCAGTTCGAATGAAACCGGACGGCGTGGGACGGCTAATCTCGCCGGTGCCAGTCGCTGGTTTGCCTTCCGGGTGTCGCACACCCAGGACCGTTATGAAAACTACCACAGCGGCGAATTTATCAATGCGGCTGGAACCACGTTGCCGACGGAAGTCTTAAATTCCAATTATCACGGCAGCAATACGTCAGTGCTTGGAAAGTTCTTTTTCAATGACCGCCATTCGCTCAAAGCCGTTTATGACCGGTATCGAGCTGCCGATATCGGCGTTCCCAATGTAACAGGTGTTTTTACCGCCTTCTTTCCGTTTTCCAACCGCGAAAAATTCAGCCTGCGCTATGACGGACAGGACCTGACTTCGCATCTGGCGCATCTTTCAGCCAGATTTTACCGGCAAGATCAGGAACGCAATTTTACAAATCGGTTGCGAGTGCCCGGTTTTTCACAAGTGAGTGAGACGTTAACCGATACTGAATCAATTGGATACGACGTCCAGACCAACTGGATTTTCGGTCGAAAGACAGCCGTGACGGCTGGTTCAAGCCTCTTTCGCGATGAAAACCAGGATTCGCGAACCATCCAAAGCAGCTTTGGTCCAATTACCCAGACTGACACCTCGAAGAGTGTTCCGAATGCAACTTTTGCTGACTTTGCCCTCTTTGCCCAGGGAAGACACCAGCTTTCCAACCGGTTGAGCGTCACGGCGGGCATTCGTTTTGACCGCTTTCTGATTGATTCCGAGCGAACACCGGGATTTGATATCCCGCCGTTTTTCACGCCTTCTCAAATCGAAGATCTGGGGCTTGGCGGATTGGAAGACGGGTTAAATCTGACCAATACCGCCGTGAGTGGTGATGTCGGCGTGGTCTTCAAACCCGTAGACACCCTGAGCCTGGCTGCCCGAGTGGGGCGATCTTTCCGCGAAGCCAACCTCTTTGAGCGATTTTTCACCAATTTTGGCTCCGCTGAAGGCTTTGTGGTTGGGAATCCAAATCTGAAGGCTGAGTCGGGAATCAATTTCGACGTCAGTGCCAGGGTCAAGACTTCGTTTTTGGCCAGCTCCATCACCTATTTCAACAACAACTATGAAAATTTCCTGAGTAGCCGTCAGGCGATTGACCGCAATGGCAATCCCATTACAGTGAGTGCCGGGCCGGGCCGCCCGCCGATTTCAGTCTTCCAAAGCATCAACATCGGGGAAGCCCGTATTCAAGGGTTCGAAGCTGATTTTGAAGCTTCCCGCCCGGTTGGCCGCGGCTTTTTGGTGCCATTTGGAAATTTGAGTTATCTGCGTGGCACAAACAAACAAACCGGTAATCCACTCGACTTTATCAGCCCGTTTCGGTCGCTGATGGGCCTGAGATACCACGATGCCAAAGACTGGTTTTGGGCCGAATATTCAACCCGAATTGTTACTACCCAGGATCGCCTCACCGCCTCGTTCAAACAGGGCAACGGTGGAAATGAGCCAGGGTTTGTAACGCACGACATTCGGGGCGGTATCAACTTTACCCGTGAACACACCCGGACAAGCATCGTGCTCGGCGTGACCAATCTTGGGAATCGTGCCTATAACGAACAATTTGTCTTCGCCCCAGCCCGTGGCCGGAGCTTCACGCTGGGCGTAAACTTCCGATTTTTCTAA
- a CDS encoding Gfo/Idh/MocA family oxidoreductase gives MPSQPTLNLGLIGCGTIAQLVHLPNIIRLPNVKLAALAESDAVQRASVASRYPGAKPFADYRELLALAEIDAVLICLPTHLHAQTTIDALTQGKHVYLEKPLATSRAEGEQVLATWKQSGLIGMIGYNYRFHPLYQKLRRLLQSGKIGDLVQVRSVFSTSSHPLPEWRQSRQLGGGVLLDLASHHVDLVRYFFEQEIHLVSATVRSIRAEADTATLVLHLENGLTIESFFSQSAVDEDGFEIYGRHGKLTVDRYRSFDVHFRDARLDSYRLKQLKQTGQLIGRTPYILQKLLHPGFEPSYQQALNIFFQAIRRQTSDFPDFSDGFTSLKVIIAAEASAAGHQMVSVSEVAFPTH, from the coding sequence ATGCCATCTCAACCCACCCTCAACCTCGGGCTCATCGGATGTGGCACCATTGCCCAACTGGTTCATTTGCCGAATATTATCCGTCTTCCGAATGTAAAACTGGCGGCGCTGGCGGAATCGGACGCTGTTCAACGCGCCAGCGTCGCATCTCGCTATCCCGGTGCGAAGCCGTTTGCAGACTATCGGGAACTCCTGGCTTTGGCTGAAATTGATGCAGTGTTGATTTGTTTACCAACTCACCTGCACGCCCAAACAACGATTGATGCACTCACTCAGGGCAAACACGTCTACCTTGAAAAACCGCTGGCAACCAGCCGGGCAGAAGGGGAGCAGGTACTCGCTACCTGGAAACAGTCAGGTCTCATCGGAATGATCGGGTACAATTATCGGTTTCATCCGCTCTACCAGAAATTGAGACGTCTGTTGCAATCAGGGAAAATCGGCGATCTGGTCCAGGTCCGAAGTGTTTTTTCGACTTCAAGCCACCCGTTGCCAGAGTGGCGGCAATCCCGGCAGCTCGGTGGCGGCGTGCTGCTTGATTTGGCCTCACACCACGTTGATCTGGTCCGATATTTTTTTGAACAGGAAATTCATCTGGTTTCAGCCACCGTCCGGTCCATCCGGGCCGAAGCTGATACGGCCACACTGGTTTTGCACCTGGAAAATGGCCTCACGATTGAGTCATTTTTTTCGCAAAGTGCTGTGGATGAAGATGGTTTTGAAATCTATGGACGCCATGGGAAACTCACGGTTGATCGGTACCGATCTTTTGATGTCCATTTTCGCGATGCCCGGCTTGATTCATATCGGCTTAAACAGCTAAAACAGACCGGTCAGTTGATTGGTCGCACACCTTATATTCTGCAAAAACTGCTTCACCCTGGATTTGAACCGTCATACCAGCAAGCGCTGAATATTTTTTTTCAAGCCATCCGCCGTCAGACTTCGGATTTTCCTGACTTCTCAGATGGATTTACCAGTTTAAAGGTCATCATTGCGGCTGAAGCTTCGGCTGCCGGCCATCAAATGGTTTCCGTTTCAGAAGTTGCTTTCCCTACACACTGA
- a CDS encoding carbon-nitrogen hydrolase family protein — translation MLIAAVQLRSTDQVESNLNRVASLVAEAAHRGATLVALPENFAYLRSEGEDIGYHQSLDGELADWLKQLAQKHGISLLAGSFPETAPNQKVFNTSLLFGPDGKRLAMYRKIHLFDVTLPDGTVLEESRFVEPGDEAVTVTIDDVCFGLSICYDLRFPELYRQLTAQGAQVLFIPAAFTLQTGKDHWEILLRARAIENQVYVVAPAQFGQHTPKRASYGRAMIIDPWGMVLATAPDRECFIMAEIDTNHLARIRKAMPCLLHRRM, via the coding sequence ATGCTCATTGCGGCGGTCCAACTCAGATCAACTGATCAGGTCGAATCTAATCTCAACCGGGTGGCGTCACTGGTGGCCGAAGCCGCCCACCGCGGTGCCACGCTGGTGGCACTTCCGGAAAATTTTGCCTATTTGCGCTCTGAAGGCGAAGACATCGGATATCACCAGTCGCTCGACGGAGAGCTGGCCGACTGGCTCAAACAACTGGCTCAAAAACACGGCATTTCCCTGCTGGCGGGGAGTTTTCCTGAAACCGCCCCCAATCAAAAAGTCTTTAACACCAGCCTGCTCTTTGGGCCGGATGGCAAACGACTGGCGATGTATCGGAAAATTCACCTGTTTGACGTCACCTTGCCCGATGGAACCGTGCTCGAAGAATCCCGCTTTGTGGAGCCAGGCGACGAAGCCGTAACGGTCACGATTGATGATGTCTGTTTTGGACTTTCAATTTGTTACGACCTGCGATTTCCCGAACTCTACCGCCAACTCACGGCCCAGGGCGCTCAGGTTTTATTCATTCCAGCCGCGTTTACACTTCAGACTGGAAAAGACCACTGGGAAATTCTGTTGCGGGCCCGCGCGATTGAAAATCAGGTGTATGTCGTTGCTCCGGCTCAGTTTGGCCAGCACACTCCGAAACGCGCCAGTTATGGACGAGCCATGATTATTGACCCCTGGGGGATGGTCCTGGCAACGGCGCCAGATCGCGAATGCTTCATCATGGCTGAAATTGACACCAATCACCTTGCCCGCATTCGCAAAGCAATGCCCTGTTTGTTGCACCGTCGGATGTAG
- a CDS encoding glycosyltransferase, with product MEFSIIIATHGRPQHLAECLESLTRLDFPPDQFEVIVVDDESDPPIEDVALQFADRLNLTCVTQKRGGPARARNTGMEKAQGKYLCFTDDDCRPATNWLCTIAERVKTNPVSMVGGYVINGLTTNIFSTASQLLQDYLYEYYHLQHHPGGFFTSNNMVVSLQQFAEIKGFDDVNFFRSAGEDREVSHRWERHGFQLVYAPEVVIYHYHSLTFSQFWRQHFSYGRGAFRYHRLRANLNLYRIRIEPPVFYLSLVFYPFRRFPVSRACVLTLLLVVTQVANAAGFFAEAGRK from the coding sequence ATGGAATTTTCCATCATTATCGCGACCCATGGCCGGCCACAACATCTTGCCGAATGTCTGGAATCACTGACTCGGCTTGATTTTCCGCCTGATCAGTTTGAAGTGATTGTGGTTGATGATGAAAGCGACCCGCCGATTGAAGATGTGGCTTTGCAGTTTGCCGATAGACTCAATTTGACCTGTGTGACGCAAAAACGCGGGGGGCCAGCTCGGGCCCGCAATACCGGGATGGAAAAGGCGCAAGGCAAATACCTGTGTTTTACCGATGATGACTGTCGGCCAGCAACAAATTGGCTGTGCACAATTGCCGAGCGGGTCAAAACGAATCCAGTGTCAATGGTTGGCGGATACGTCATCAATGGCCTGACGACCAATATTTTTTCGACAGCCAGCCAGTTACTGCAAGATTATCTGTACGAGTATTACCACCTCCAACATCACCCCGGAGGATTCTTTACCTCCAATAACATGGTGGTTTCACTGCAACAGTTTGCTGAAATCAAAGGATTTGATGATGTGAATTTTTTTCGGTCAGCCGGGGAGGACCGCGAAGTTTCTCATCGGTGGGAGCGTCACGGATTTCAGTTGGTGTATGCGCCAGAAGTCGTTATTTATCATTACCATTCCCTGACCTTTTCCCAATTCTGGCGACAACACTTCAGTTACGGACGGGGCGCTTTTCGTTATCACCGGCTCAGAGCCAATCTCAATCTTTATCGAATTCGGATCGAACCGCCAGTTTTTTATTTGAGCCTGGTTTTTTACCCATTCAGACGGTTTCCAGTCTCCAGAGCCTGTGTTTTAACGCTGCTTTTGGTGGTGACTCAGGTTGCCAATGCCGCCGGTTTTTTTGCTGAAGCCGGGAGGAAATAA
- a CDS encoding glycosyltransferase — translation MSIPALSAILITPNSFESIRKVVRHLTKQEGCDQIELILVAPSRERLNLNLDDVAAFHSFQVVEVGMLDATPKGRAAGVRAAKAPIVVFVEDHVFPSHGWATALIEAHRQPWAAVGPTLKNANPQTIISWVNFLIEYSEWFNIPTARTMSHLPGHNCSYKREVLLDYGDQLERFLDAESILHWDLHRRGFQLYLEPKAQILHLNFAVVGASIPLRFYGGRLFAAARTKTMSPLYRGVYFVLAPLIPLVRFLKICRFLKDSGNLSQLSFGVFPAMALLLWVDGFGEMIGYGFGPGQANPILADLEFNRHRFM, via the coding sequence ATGTCTATTCCTGCGCTATCAGCTATTCTGATTACACCCAATTCGTTTGAGTCAATTCGCAAGGTTGTTCGCCACCTCACCAAACAGGAGGGGTGCGACCAGATTGAATTGATTCTGGTTGCTCCGTCACGCGAACGGCTGAATCTCAACCTCGATGACGTGGCTGCCTTCCACAGTTTTCAGGTGGTTGAGGTCGGTATGCTGGATGCCACGCCGAAAGGCCGGGCCGCGGGGGTTCGAGCGGCGAAAGCTCCGATTGTTGTTTTTGTCGAAGACCATGTCTTTCCCAGTCACGGATGGGCCACTGCGCTAATTGAAGCTCACCGACAACCCTGGGCCGCTGTTGGCCCAACCTTGAAAAACGCCAATCCGCAAACGATCATCAGTTGGGTCAATTTTCTGATTGAGTACAGTGAGTGGTTTAATATTCCAACCGCCAGAACCATGTCGCATCTGCCGGGCCACAATTGTTCATACAAGCGCGAGGTGCTGCTCGACTATGGCGATCAACTGGAACGGTTTCTGGATGCGGAAAGCATTCTGCATTGGGACCTGCACCGACGTGGCTTCCAACTCTATCTTGAACCGAAAGCCCAGATTCTCCACTTGAATTTTGCCGTGGTTGGCGCCTCGATTCCGCTCAGATTTTATGGTGGCCGTTTGTTTGCGGCGGCACGAACCAAAACCATGTCGCCGCTTTATCGTGGCGTCTACTTTGTCCTGGCACCGTTGATCCCCCTGGTTCGGTTTTTGAAGATTTGTCGGTTTTTGAAGGACTCTGGAAACCTCAGTCAGCTTTCATTCGGAGTTTTCCCGGCGATGGCTCTATTGTTGTGGGTTGATGGGTTTGGCGAAATGATTGGCTATGGATTTGGCCCCGGACAGGCGAATCCAATTCTGGCGGATCTGGAGTTTAACCGGCATCGCTTTATGTAA